The following are from one region of the Mesorhizobium sp. B4-1-4 genome:
- a CDS encoding DUF1236 domain-containing protein, which produces MKHVLITSMLAIGLGCGTAMAQTQQPADNQSGADTNCTSGTANCKPGSKMNGQAQEKSTTKTDKQAQGKAKAQTDQQAQGKAGTSTDQQAQGKTKVQTDQQAQGKAGTSTDQQAQGKAKVQTDQQAQGKTGTSTDQQAQDKTKVQTDQQAQGKASTQDKTSTASINNVTVEQKTQITQVIKETKVQPVANVDFDVSVGVEIPRHKIRLHRLPARIVKIVPAYESYEYFVLADGRIVIVDPDSLKIVLILT; this is translated from the coding sequence ATGAAACATGTTCTCATCACCAGCATGCTCGCGATCGGACTCGGCTGTGGCACGGCAATGGCCCAGACGCAGCAGCCGGCCGACAACCAATCAGGGGCGGACACGAACTGCACCTCCGGGACGGCTAACTGTAAGCCCGGCTCGAAGATGAACGGCCAGGCCCAGGAAAAGTCCACTACCAAAACGGACAAGCAGGCCCAGGGCAAGGCGAAGGCCCAGACTGACCAGCAGGCGCAGGGCAAGGCCGGCACCAGTACGGACCAGCAGGCCCAGGGCAAGACCAAGGTCCAGACCGATCAGCAGGCCCAGGGCAAGGCCGGCACCAGTACGGACCAGCAGGCCCAGGGCAAGGCCAAGGTCCAGACCGATCAGCAGGCCCAGGGCAAGACCGGCACCAGCACGGACCAGCAGGCCCAGGACAAGACCAAGGTCCAGACCGACCAGCAGGCGCAGGGCAAAGCCTCCACCCAGGACAAGACTTCGACTGCCTCGATCAACAATGTGACGGTTGAACAGAAAACCCAGATCACGCAGGTGATCAAGGAGACGAAGGTCCAGCCCGTAGCCAATGTCGATTTCGACGTTTCCGTGGGCGTGGAAATTCCGCGGCACAAGATCAGATTGCACCGCTTGCCTGCTCGCATCGTCAAGATCGTGCCGGCCTACGAATCCTACGAATATTTCGTGCTCGCCGACGGGCGGATCGTGATCGTCGATCCGGATTCACTCAAGATCGTTCTCATTTTGACCTGA
- a CDS encoding NAD-dependent epimerase codes for MTSSRPVLITGAAGFIGFHLSQRLLAEGRQVVGLDSMNAYYDVTLKQARLDRLKAFPNFRFEHVDLTERDRISALFQSTAPEIVVNLAAQAGVRYSLTNPHAYAESNLSGFLNILEACRHTSVGHLVYASSSSIYGGSTRMPFSVHDPADHPFSLYAASKKANELMAHTYSHLFALPATGLRFFTVYGPWGRPDMALFIFAKAILAGEPIDVFNHGNMQRDFTYIDDIVEGVVRVMRQPATANPEWTSAAPDPATSNAPFRIHNIGGNTPVQLSRLIDVLEDALGRKAIRNLMPIQPGDVPATFADVSSLEEATGFKPNISIEIGVPRFVDWYREFYRV; via the coding sequence GTGACATCAAGCAGGCCAGTTCTGATCACCGGCGCGGCCGGTTTCATAGGTTTCCATCTCAGTCAGAGGCTGCTTGCCGAAGGCCGGCAGGTTGTCGGCCTCGATTCCATGAATGCGTATTATGACGTCACCCTGAAACAGGCCCGGCTCGACCGGTTGAAAGCATTCCCGAATTTTCGTTTCGAGCATGTCGATCTCACCGAGCGAGACCGTATTTCGGCGCTGTTTCAGTCAACCGCGCCGGAGATCGTCGTTAATCTCGCGGCGCAGGCCGGCGTGCGCTATTCGCTGACCAATCCGCACGCCTATGCGGAAAGCAATCTCAGCGGTTTCCTCAACATCCTGGAAGCATGCCGGCACACCTCGGTCGGCCATCTGGTCTATGCATCGTCGAGCTCGATCTACGGCGGCAGCACGCGCATGCCGTTCTCCGTGCATGATCCGGCCGATCATCCGTTCAGCCTCTACGCGGCAAGCAAGAAGGCAAACGAGCTGATGGCGCACACCTACAGCCACCTCTTCGCGCTGCCGGCGACAGGCCTGCGCTTCTTCACCGTCTATGGCCCGTGGGGACGGCCCGACATGGCGCTGTTCATCTTCGCCAAGGCCATCCTGGCTGGTGAGCCGATCGACGTCTTCAACCATGGCAACATGCAGCGGGACTTCACCTATATCGACGACATTGTCGAAGGCGTTGTCCGCGTGATGCGGCAGCCCGCGACGGCCAATCCGGAATGGACAAGTGCCGCGCCGGATCCAGCGACCAGCAACGCGCCGTTCAGGATCCACAACATCGGCGGCAATACGCCCGTTCAGTTGAGCCGGTTGATCGATGTGCTGGAAGACGCACTCGGGCGCAAAGCCATTCGCAACCTGATGCCGATTCAGCCGGGCGACGTTCCGGCAACGTTCGCCGATGTCAGTTCGCTCGAGGAGGCGACCGGTTTCAAGCCGAATATCTCGATCGAGATCGGGGTTCCGCGTTTCGTGGACTGGTATCGCGAATTCTATCGGGTATGA